TAATGGCTATTAAAGTTCAAATCCACGAATCTCTTTTcaaggtaattttttttctcattatcagttattaatttatatatattgatGATGATGGTTGTTATGAATAGAGTATATCAAATGACAAATGAAGAAAATTTATCATAGTCAAAATTATCAAAGGTAATGTTCGTAAATTGTAACCAGCCGTAATTTTTgctattgatatttttttaaaattagaaattggATTTTTGGTCCAAATACACATCTTTTAAATCTTCATGATTTTCCTTTTCTGTGTTGTAATTAGAAAATGCTTTTCTTTCTCCGTTTCTGTGTTGAATTTGCAAACTTttgaaattagaaaattaattaatgtgtTTAAACTAATCGGACTTTGAGAAGCAGTAGAGTAATGGACAATTCTCCAATAGTCTACTATTAGagttcataaaaataaaaagcttaTTATTAGTGTAGAGTTCACTGCCAACTTATGCACATAAAGGTCGCATGGTTGGGAATAATATTACATAGTGctttatttattgaaaaaataaattaattaaggaaatagtaaaatattatatttaacaatttaatcgaaattttttataactaaagtcttttttatttaattcataaatatcaaatataattttaaaaaattataaatatattgtatttttgaataatttttatatataacgaCAATATGTAGAGTTTCTTATTTCTTcgttattaaattatttttttctcttagTTAGGACCCGTTTGGGACACGTCATGTACcctgtatcaatttttttttctcatagtTGGTACCCGTTCGGGACAATACTATAAGAGCGAAGGGGGGGGGACAAGCAAAATTACGGTAATAGATctcattaagggtataattgatattaaaaatataaagttaataaaagattaattttaaatgataatacAATATAGTAGGGATTAGTGTTTAGTTAAACTTCAAATACTAGACTTCGGTAATCTGAGAATTAGTAATACAATATAAAAGGGATTAGTATTTAGTTAAACTTCAAAAACTAGACTATGGTAATCTGAGAATTAGTACAGGAGTTAAACTTTAAATATTGACTATAGACTATAGTAATATTATCTTGTAtaattacggaaaaaaaccccTATAAATAAAGctaaaggaaaaagaaaaaacggaGTACTGTTATTCATCAAGTAGAAGACGAGCACATTAGACATCATTTGTTTGGTGAATTTGTTCCCTCTGCTAAACAAGTTGACCCGGCTAAAGTGGtatgtttagttttatttttttataacttatagtaattattattttaaatttatgataaaattatacaacttttatgattttttttaatgattaatttttaattttatgtttttattatattttacaatgcatgttatatatattataatgtaAATTGACTTCTGTAATAGAGGAGTAATATCTCATcaaattaaaaaagtgaaaagttatttccttttctttcttGATTAGTTTCCTTAGTAAATAATTATACCAACAACTATAAAACCATCTACGTTGtgggtaaaaaaaaaaacctttagttaggaaatatgaaaataatgaatTTGGCTCATGTAGCCTAACAAAGAATCTTCCTGGAAAAATCAAGTTCTTATGTTATGGTCATAAAATCTAATTTTACATCTCcaaaaaactaattataattaaataaatagttaacgtgccataattaataatttaattaattttaattatataacgGGTcacataaatattatttatattctatAATTATATAACGGGTCATTTAAATATCGCTCAcgttatatattaataatttcataaagaataaattaactaagagtaaattatttaagagtTTAACTTTAGTAAGAAATTAAAGTCTACATGAGAcagcaaatgaaaaaaaaattacttttaaaaatagtaattaattaagagTTCAACTTTATTATGGAAAGGTAGTTTAATTACAACACAATTATTTGGTtaagaaattaaacaaaaatatattattatacaatattttaaatatggGCAATGCTTCAATAGGCCTTTATACTccataatattttcataactATTACTccataatattttcataactATTACTCCATAATTATAGGATATATATCTATTGAAAACTTCAGGTCATTGTTATCCTAGCTTAAGTTCGATAGTGTGGAGTTTCCTTACTTTCGGTAATCTAATCCTATTGTAActaaacttatatttaaacttaaattggagtaacatttaaatttgataGTCTAGAATTTCTTTAGTTCAATATTACTCTAAGTTTTAATGTTTGTGTTGAAGTTAGAtactttataaataataaagagtttattatatactttaatttttgttatttaattttttatattatattttaattttaattctaattttatttctaatttttattttttgatagaAGGAAGTATAGAGGCGGTATAATGACAGAGCTGTTAAAACTAGCATTGAACAAATTAGAGGCTGTTCAGGtatatatgaattaaaattatgCTATGTGacgatattatttaaaaataaattattatatttaataatataataaatgttaaatttatataacgggtcatataaatatcactTATATCgtagttttaatttgaataaaaagttacaataatttaataatattcaatataaataacgggtcatataaaggccgctcacgtgcgtagcacgtggcgaaacgctagtactatatataaaagcacggatggggggacagGCACATTTACTAAATAGCCctttataaattattactaattgattagttaattgaAAGTTTTATGGTCTTTATCtaattttctaataaattaatatagatAATGTACAATTAGAGTTCAATTTGGATACTAAAAATATAACCATTAGAAACATGGCCACAACTCCGTGAGAGTCTTTTATGCATATTAAACCTAcgaaataattttaaagatgCTCCTGCAAGCAGGTACTAATACAActaataaacatataaaaacgAATTGGaccatttgtttttgttgagaATAAACGAATTAGACCTATAAATTGATTGCTATATACTAAAAAGTGTACATgataaattattaatcaaaattttatacgTTTTACATGAAATAGAACATAATTCAAAAAAGGATAAAGGTATCATACAAaccaaattaatattaatcacATTgtctatttcttttatttaatatatcactattaaattttaaaaggacATATTCATCAAAACAATAAATTATGAGGACATTAAAATGGACAATAttgtattttttctttctattaaaaatattttaaaatactagctaaaattgactattttaatatttaataattgttattttatttattatttaatcatctataattctaattaagaaaaattacttctaataaattaataatttaattattattcaatattttttatttatattctataTAAATAAGATAGACTACtcctaattagttatttaattaatcattattataattaaagtcctaattagaataggtagctaaattatctctaatttagtttttagtatgtaaaaaataactaaattgtctccaaattagtaggaatacctattttttagtttgatttaactacaaaattaaaatagtgtATTTGGtcgatatttaaatttattatcttattatttttaaagatattattaataaaattaagtttattatttgattatggttattataaaaccaaaagaagaataaattcagtatggaaaaaaatttaataaccgaatatattatatttatttttacaaaaattcttaactaatttaatattaattataaataaaaaattgatacaattataataaatttactaatatatacattgacgagttacgttatgagccacgtgcatagcacgtaatgcgaaactagtatactaaaaataaaggatcaaaTTGACATTTTATACAAAAAGTAAAGGATCAAATTAGCTTTTTTTCTAGTAAAAAAGGTCAATTAATTGGAAACGAAAtgtgcgaattagggtgatatagacaaaattacaacgtcagAATGCAAATAAAAAGGGCTAAAAAATCGgaattttttatgattaaaccaattgctataaaattaaaagttactaatttattttacaaataccCCTAATATATTTGATAGGAGAATAGAAATGTTGGGTACCATTATAAATTTCAAACCAATAAACATAAATAGTCATCAAAAAATtttctctcccttctctctaaacaACTTCCTCTCTAAATTATTCTCTTAAAGGGTGGGAGGAGGTGATTTTCCAATTTCAATCGGAAATCATCCCCTCTCCGCCCAtacaatttagtttttttataagcttatattttatttcaataaatttaaccATTTGATAGTTTTTTCGATGtgatttttagtgtttttgggcttgataatttatatttttatgattgtGTGGTGTGTTTTCTTAGATCTCTCAAGAATCTCTAGTGATTGTTCAAACTTCATAGTCAATTTTTTGTAGATTTAAGATTTTTTGGATGGGTGTTGTtctaattttttagaatttcatTGGGTGTTGTtctaattttttagaatttcatTGAAGATGAGGATCGGAAATACTTAACTTCAATGGATCAAGCGGATTGCTGGTCAAATCAGAAGGACAAATCGAAAACCCGCTCCAACAGAACTTCGCTCTTAAGTTCTCGTTCGATTCTTCATGCGGAATCGATGTTTAGATTTGCCTTATTTCGATTTATATTATACTTGTATTTTGGGTTATTTGTTAGTattttagatcaaaattgaaagatcatatattaGCTTTATTAAATGACTTTCCAATTGTAATTTACTCTTCATCAATGAATTCTATATTTggttaaaaaaacataaatagtCATTAGGAAAgcctttgatattttttttaattctaactGATTGTACCCTTTCACTTTCactcttttttatttggcaggaaaaaaatcctcgacttttttttaaaagtatagatcaattcttttatttttctctggGTACAATTAAACTCtcgtatttttaatattaaacaaataaatccttattattttaaaatcgaacaaataaacatttttagtttatttttgggACACTTATGCCCAATTttcagtaaatattttaaatattaaaattatttttaaacttttttcctatatgattatgatgaTGCTGGATCAAAAGaattatttgttctatttgaaaatattataaaaattacgatAAATATTTATACCTTTTGcctatttatttttgaaaaggttATATTATTAATGCCTAAACTTTTTAAGATTTGCTATTttgctattttatttttttatatcttttaaattaACATTTCCATTTTCAAAAACTAGATAAATACAAcatgctaaaaaaattaaaaataaatctcatatatataaattttattgtaaCATTAGTTAAAATGATGATGATAGTAtgcataaataatacatttgtcTTTTGTGGAATGAAAATAACTAATCCtatcaataattttatattttctttgttAGTAGACCATTGACTGGTAAAATAACGAAATGCACTACAAATGAattgtagctcaaatggtaaaAGCGttgagcagcaaactgctaggccGTGAGTTTAATTCTTCCCACAAGCGCCCCCCtcccccaattataaaaaaaaacgcacttgttaaaaaattaaagcagtaatgatattaattaaaaagaaataaacatTAGAGCATAGAAAGTAGATTTAGAAAAATTCAAGCAGTAATGatacaatttttcttttttaacatTTAGTAAGCTCTCTAATAGAGCCAAATTATGCCATAAATCACAAATCCGACAAAACCATAACATCACAAGACACatctaataatataaaaataaggtACACTCAGTCACAAGCTAGCATGACCAAATTCAACAAATACTTGCcataaatcaacaaaaatcatgtGCATGGCTCACGGGCCACACCAATTCTTGAGTTCGGCACATCAAACAGTATCCTATGGTTTTGTTGTTGCATATTTGCTATCACATTCAGCACCGAATTCACATTGTCCGGAGCAGCAGCCATGGCCAAACATGTGATGCCGCCGGCAGTGCTGTGGATCAGTAAGTTGTCCGGCGGTAATGTCACGTTCATGCCGGAAAACATGAATGTTATGGTGGGGGAAACAATTGGTACTGTGTAACAAGTGTCGAATCCGCCGAGGGTTGTCACTGTAAAATTGCCAACTCTTTTACGGAATGCGTCACGGACCGCCGTGTAGGCCGGAATCGCCAGTCTGGTGAATACAGTTCCTGTAATGTAGGACATGAAATTATtagagttttttcttttttccatAAACATATAAAGATCAAACACAGTATGAAGCAATAATGTTTGGACATTCTTGACCCACTAGAATTATTAGCCCATGCCTATCTAAACAATAATATTATGTCCTATTGTATTTTGCTTTTTATGTTGTCCACATTGACATGTACCTATATAGGGGGTCCATTTGGTTTGAACCAAATTGaatcaaactgaaattttatttttcaaaaaagaagCAAACTgattttttaagaaatataaaagtttcaaacagAAACGAACTAGCAATTTTGGTTGATATTTTGACTCGGTTTGGTTGTTTTATTTCAACTTgcattaaaacttatttgaaattttaatatgtCCAAAACCGAATTTGTCTTCATTTTAGTTCGCCTTTTACACACTCATATATCTATATATCATAGAAATGGAAATGCTAAAATAGAAAGACGTTGAAACGGGAAACATTAAAAATGTCGAAATGAGAAAACCAAATGGTATTTTATCTTTTTGCattcataaaaatagagtttagaAGTTTCATAACCATTTTTGGAAAGAAAAAAACCCTGAAATGTATGATAGGAAAAGTAGTAGCAAATGCACTTAAATTGTAATCTATGTACTATAGGAacaaaatgatataaataaaaaacgcTGAACAGAAAAAATGTTGAAACAAGAAACAAACCCCCAtggtattttataaaaatagagtttcaaaaccttttttAACGCCGAAATGTAAGATTCGAAATGCACTTAAAACCGTATTAATGACAAGAAATCGATGCAAAAAATTTACCAGAATCAAAGATGGTGCCAGCACCAGTAGCCGGATTAAATGCGAGAGCAGCAGGAGGAATATCAACAACCCTTCGTCCAACTCTAATAGCAACCAAATTAACATAATAAAGTGAAGATCTTCTAGGGTTCTTAAGCAATGGTGTAGTCTTAATCCTCTTAGGCTGACCAGTAGGTCCGAGCCTTAATGTCCCAGAAAAGTTGAGGGACTTAAAACTAGGCAAACAGTAAGAAAATGTAGATTGGTATAAATTTTGGGTTTGGGATAATAGAGACAAGGGTCCTCTGCCTAGACCAAGCAGCCCTTGTGGTGGAGCTGAACTGCCTGTGGTCTTGGTTATGCAGCCGAATGTGTAGTTTGGGATTGGGTCAGTGGCTAGAGTCACTGTGTCCTGTGAAAGGTTGGCTGCTATGGAGGAGCCGCCGTAGGTTAAATTGAATGCGCACGCGCTTCCACCGCATGTGGGGTTGGGTACCTGAAATAATTTCACATGTAATTTAGTGTTATGTCATATTGTAATCTTGTGAATCTGTGATAAGGATGATTCCCATATTTTGGAATTTAGCCTTCTATAGTTTCTGACAATTTGAGTCATACACatagtaaaatttgaaataaaccGAATAATATAacacaatttataaatttggttttaaatttggtttgactagatttaaaattataaaaaaatcattttttaatacGGGTCGATATTAGTAAACgtaaagaaaattttaatacaaatcGAATCTATAatcaaattgaaccaaaaaaattgacCAAATTGTCAGTTTTTTGTTTGAATCAAAATGCATTTTGCTTAAAATTAATAGGCAAAATCTTCAATTTCACAAATATACCACGATTTGAAATGGTACCGATTTGATGCATCATTAATTCGAGATGTACTGAATATATCCACGCCTTTTTAAAGTATGATTTAGTTTTTCAAATTGCAATATATATCATCCAAAATGGTGTCTTTATGATACTCCAAAAGAGTTGTAAGTATATTTgacatatattaaataaatgatggATTAAACTggtacaattttaaaattatggtaTATTCGACTAACAAATCATAGTTATGGATATAAAAATATTGCCTTTTTAATTTGAAGAGAAAAAAAGATTTAACGGATAAGCTTTCATTAGTTTAGCTAGGGGTGTAGATTCTTGTAAAAtccatcaaattaaaatttatattttttattttcataatcaaaccgaattaaaattacatgtaatcaaatcattttaaacCGAAATAAACTAGTTAGTTCGGATGATATTTTAGTTTATGTGATTATTTCGGTTTAATTTGcgcaaaaatttaactaatctTTCTTATTTAACATTGAACCCaactaaaaaatcaaattctttatcatatcaaatcaaaccgaattagTGAATTCggtttgattatttggtttggttcaattttttccaTTCTAC
This window of the Mercurialis annua linkage group LG5, ddMerAnnu1.2, whole genome shotgun sequence genome carries:
- the LOC126682274 gene encoding aspartyl protease AED3-like encodes the protein MKTHLFSLAFFFFALVHGMHLDPKCSIQDQSSNLKVYHIYSPCSPFRPAKPLSWEESVLQMQAKDQARLQFLSSLVAGKSFVPIASGRQIIQSPTYIVRAKIGTPAQTMLMAVDTSNDAAWIPCTACVGCSSTVFNNVKSTTFKSVGCGAPQCKQVPNPTCGGSACAFNLTYGGSSIAANLSQDTVTLATDPIPNYTFGCITKTTGSSAPPQGLLGLGRGPLSLLSQTQNLYQSTFSYCLPSFKSLNFSGTLRLGPTGQPKRIKTTPLLKNPRRSSLYYVNLVAIRVGRRVVDIPPAALAFNPATGAGTIFDSGTVFTRLAIPAYTAVRDAFRKRVGNFTVTTLGGFDTCYTVPIVSPTITFMFSGMNVTLPPDNLLIHSTAGGITCLAMAAAPDNVNSVLNVIANMQQQNHRILFDVPNSRIGVAREPCT